The segment ATCGAGGACCTTCAGGGCGTGCGCGGTGTGCAGCGGCTGGCTGACCGGGCCGCGAAGATCGGGCTCCAGGGCGTGGCCGAAGCCGTCGTCGTCGTTGCGGTACGCGGCGAGCGCGGTCTCCACGGGGTCGGCCCCGCCGCCGAGGAAGTGGTACTCGAAGAGCCGCTGCTCAAGTACCCGGGCGGTCAGCCAGACGAATCGCTCGGCTCGCGCCAGAGGAGTCGAAGGTGAGCTTACGTTTTCGGCCATGGGCTGACCGTAGGGCCGTTTCCTCCTGGTGGCACCGGCTCGCGACCGCTGCCCTCCCAGGGCGGGATACTGAAGGCATGCGGTTGACGGTCTTCTGGCAGCGGATGGCGGATCACTTCGGTGCGGCGTATGCCGACTCCTTCGCGCGCGATCATGTGATGTCCGGCCTCGGCGGCCGGACCGTGCACGAGGCACTGGACGCGGGGTGGAGCGCCAAGGAGGTGTGGCGGGTGGTCTGCTCGGTCATGGAGGTGCCGTCCGACAAACGCTGAACGGGGCCCTTCGCAGGGCTCTGACCTGGCCGGAAGAGAGCCCCGGGGCCGGGTGGCGAGGGCCGGGGCACGGCCCAGGACCGGGAATGTCATGACCGTACGCGACACTTGGCTTCGTGCCCGAGTCAGATGAGATCTCCAGCAACGACGTCCCACGCCCCGAGGACCGGTCCGATGCGCGGATGCCGCGCTGGCTGCCGCGCGCCATGGTGCTCGCGCTCGCCCTGGTGGCCTGCTTCCAGCTCGCGACCTGGGGATTCCACCAGCTGATCACGCTGCTGCTGAACGTGCTGATCGCGTTCTTCCTCGCGCTGGCCGTCGAACCGGCCGTCGACTGGATGGCGGCCCGGGGCATGCGGCGCGGGCTGGCCACCGGTCTGGTCTTTCTGGGCATCCTCGTCGCCGCGGCCGGGTTCTTCGCGCTCCTGGGCTCCATGCTCGCCGGCCAGATAGCCAACATGGTCGAGGAGTTCCCGCAGTACCTGGACTCCGTGATCAGCTGGATCAACAACACCCTGCACACCCACCTCTCGCGGGTCCAGGTGCAGAACAACCTGCTCAAGTCGGACTGGCTCCAGAAGTACGTCACGGACAGCGCCAACAACGTGCTGGCCGTCTCTGCGACGGTGCTGGGCAGTCTGTTCAACCTGCTGACGGTGGCGCTGTTCTCTTTCTACTTCGCCGCCGACGGGCCCCGGCTGCGCCGCGCGCTGTGCTCCGTGCTGCCACCGCACCGCCAGACGGAGGTGCTGCGCGCCTGGGAGATCGCGGTCGCCAAGACCGGCGGCTATCTCTACTCGCGCGGCCTGATGGCACTGATCTCCGGCATCGCGCACTATGTGCTGCTGGAGTTCCTGGGGGTCCCGTACGCCCCGGCGCTGGGCATGTGGGTGGGCCTGGTCTCCCAGTTCATCCCGACCATAGGGACCTATCTCGCGGGCGCCCTGCCGGTCCTGATCGCGTTCACCGTCGATCCCTGGTACGCCCTGTGGGTCTTCGGCTTCGTCGTGATCTACCAGCAGTTCGAGAACTACCTCCTCCAGCCGCGGATCACCGCCAAGACGGTGGACATCCATCCCGCCGTCGCCTTCGGCTCGGTCGTCGCCGGCACGGCGCTGATGGGCGCGGTGGGCGCACTGATCTCGATCCCGGCGACGGCGACCCTGCAAGCCTTCCTCGGCGCGTATGTGAAGCGGTACGAGGTCACCGACGACCCGCGGGTCCACGGCAGACGCGAACGCGGGGTCCGGGCCCTGGCCCGTATGCGGCGGAACCTGCACGACGCGCAGCCGCCGGCTCCGCTGGAGGACAGGAAGGCGGGCGGCACCCCGGCCGAGGGCCAGGACGCCGGCTGACGGAAGGGCGCACCATCGGAGGGGCGGGGCGGCCTCGCGCGGGCGGTTCTCCGCCGACGACGTAGCGGTGAGGCTGCTTGACACCAAAATCGAACATCCATTCTCATGGGAGTTCCGGCCGCTGTCCTCGGGCTTTTCGCGGAGTTATCCACAGGCCGGAGCCGGGTCCGGGCGCATTGTCAGTGGCAGGCGTTAGCGTCATGGACGTGAAGCGATCGACTCAAGCAAATCGGGTGGAACCCATGGCAGGCACCGACCGCGAGAAGGCGCTGGACGCCGCACTCGCACAGATTGAACGGCAATTCGGCAAGGGCGCCGTGATGCGCATGGGGGAGCGGCCGAACGAACCCATCGAGGTCATCCCCACCGGCTCCACCGCGCTTGATGTCGCGCTCGGGGTCGGCGGTATCCCTCGCGGCCGCGTTGTCGAGGTCTACGGCCCGGAGTCCTCCGGTAAGACGACCCTGACCCTGCACGCCGTCGCGAACGCGCAGAAGGCCGGCGGCTCCGTCGCGTTCATCGACGCCGAGCACGCGCTCGACCCCGAGTACGCCAAGAAGCTCGGCGTGGACACCGACTCCCTGATCCTGTCCCAGCCGGACAACGGCGAGCAGGCACTGGAGATCACGGACATGCTGGTCCGCTCCGGCGCGCTCGACCTCATCGTGATCGACTCCGTCGCCGCCCTGGTGCCGCGGGCCGAGATCGAGGGCGAGATGGGCGACTCCCACGTCGGCCTCCAGGCCCGGCTGATGAGCCAGGCACTGCGCAAGATCACCAGCGCGCTCAACCAGTCCAAGACCACCGCGATCTTCATCAACCAGCTCCGCGAGAAGATCGGCGTGATGTTCGGCTCGCCGGAGACCACGACCGGTGGCCGTGCGCTGAAGTTCTACGCGTCGGTGCGTCTCGACATCCGCCGCATCGAAACCCTCAAGGACGGCACGGACGCGGTCGGCAACCGCACCCGCGTCAAGGTCGTCAAGAACAAGGTCTCCCCGCCCTTCAAGCAGGCGGAGTTCGACATCCTCTACGGCCAGGGCATCAGCCGTGAGGGCGGCCTGATCGACATGGGCGTGGAGCACGGCTTCATCCGCAAGTCCGGCGCTTGGTACACCTACGAGGGCGACCAGCTCGGCCAGGGCAAGGAGAACGCCCGCAACTTCCTCAAGGACAACCCGGATCTCGCCAACGAGATCGAGAAGAAGATCAAGGAGAAGCTCGGCATCGGCGTGCAGCCGCAGGACCCGGCGGCGGAGCCCGGCACGGACGCCGCGGTGGCGGCGGCCGAACCGGCTGTGGCTCCGGCACCGGCGGCCAAGGGCGCCAAGGGCTCCAAGGCCACCGCGGCCAAGAGCTAGCCCGCCATGACGCGGCGAACGGAATGGCCGGGCAGCGAGGACGAGATCGACAGTGCTGCCGGCGACGCCGAGACCCGTAGCGGCCGCAGGGGCCGTCATGGCCGTGAGGACAGCGGTGGCCCCTCCTCGTCGAGGGCCGAGTCGGGGCCACCGCGTACGCCCGAGGAGCAGGCGCGGGCCATCTGCCTGCGCCTGCTCACCGGGAACCCTCGTACCCGTAAGCAGCTCGCGGACGCCCTGCACCGGCGGGGCATCCCCGAGGAGGCCGCGGACGAGGTGCTGTCCCGCTTCGAGGACGTCGGACTGATCGACGACGCGGCCTTCGCCGACGCCTGGGTGGAGTCCCGCCACCATGGGCGCGGCCTGGCCCGGCGCGCCCTGGCCCGCGAACTCCGCACCAAGGGAGTGGACTCCGCCCTCATCGATGTGGCCGTCGGCCGCCTCGACTCCGAGCAGGAGGAGTCCACCGCCCGCGAGCTGGTCGACCGCAAACTGCGTGCCACCAGAGGCCTGGACCGCGAAAAGCGCCTTCGCCGCCTGGCCGGAATGCTGGCCCGCAAGGGATACCCGGAGGGCCTCGCCCTCCGCGTCGTCAAACAGGCGCTGGAGGAGGAAGGCGAGGATCCGGATCTTCTGGAGCAGCATGGCCTGCTGGATATATGAGGGGCGGCGGCCGGCACCGTAGCCGTCAGCGAATCCGGCGGGGCCGGTGACCGGGCGGGGCCGCGCACCGGCTCGACGAGGCGCCGGGCCCGGCGGGACGCCGAGCTCAAGGGCAACTGCCTGAAAGCAACGGCGACTTCGTCGCGGCGGGGGCAACGGACGCGGCGAGGGCCTGGCGCGGACGCAGGCTCGGGGTGGACGGTAGGCCTGGGCGCGGCCCCAGGCGCGGATGTGGCGGTGCGCGCAGGCACGGGGGCCAAGGCTCACCTCACCCACGCCTCTCAGCCCCTCAACCCCACCCCCAACCCCGCCCCCCGCCAAGCCTGAAATCCCCCTGCCAGATCGGTGGCCCGGTGCAGCCCCAGTTGGCGTAGCGAGACGGCGGCGAGACTGGATGCGTAGCCCTCGTTGCAGATGACGACGATCGGCAGGTCGTGGTCCGTTGCTTCCGGGGCGCGGTGTGCGCCGGTCGGGTCGAGTCGCCATTCCAGTTCGTTGCGCTCGACGATCAGGGCGCCGGGGATGGTGCCGTCGCGCTCCCGCAGCTCCGCGTAGCGGATGTCCACGAGCAGTCCGCCCGCCTCCTGGAGGGCGGCGGCCTCCAGGGGATCCACCCGGTGCCCCAGTTGGCGCCGGGCCTGTGCCAGCAGTGCGTCGACCGCGCTCATGCCCACTCCTCCGGCTGCTCGACCGCTTCGAGCCGCAGCACCGGCCCGGTGCGGCTGTAGCGGCGCATCAGCGGCAGCGGCGGGTAGTAGGCGTGTACCGACACCGCGTGGGTGTCCGCGGAGAGGTTGAGCACCTGGTGCACATGGTGCGGGCCGAACGCCCGCCCGTGCCCGTCGCGGAGCCGGCGCTCCCGGTCCACGTCGTCGGCGAGTTCGAGGGTCTTCCAGCCCTCGGTGGGCAGCGCGGCGGCGAGCGACTGTTCGGTCAGCTCACCCGCGGCCGCCGCGAAGGCGCCGCGCGAGCCGCCGTGGTCGTGCCAGCCGGTGCCGGTGCCGGGCGGCCAGCCGATCAGCCAGGCCTCGCTGCCGCCCGGCCCGTCCAGCCGGAGCCAGGTTCGGCCTTCGGGGTCGAGCGGGAGCGAAGCGACCAGGGCCCGGTCGGTGGCGGCCCGGCGGGCGAAGTCGAGGAGTTCGGCGGCGCTGGGCCCGCTGTCCTTGCCGAGGGCAGGCGGGCGCGCAGGGGTGTGTACGTCGGGCACGGAAACCGTCCTGAGTGATCGCGAAGAGGCGCGGCTGCCGGTCGGAGGCGGGTGGCCGCGCGGGGAAGGAAGATGCGGATCAACAGGACGGACGACACATGCAGCCCGCGTAGCGGACCAGGTCGAGATGGACCCTCCGCCAGAATCGCGAGCTGTGATCAGTCATTCTCGGAGTGAAGCACGGTGCTTCCCACAGGGTCAACCGCGGAAGAGTCCTCCTCTCCGGCCGCGCCGCCGCCGGGTGCGGCGGCATCCCGGCCGGACCCGGTCACCGGCCCGTGTGCCCCGCCCCGTACCGCGTTCGCGCACGCGGCCATCTCGGCCGGGCGGACGCCGGACAGCGCGGTGACCAGATGGCCGTCCGGCCGTACGAGCAGCACGGTGTGCGCGGAGGCACCCGGATAGGCCTCGGTGACCAGGATCTCGGCGTCCATCGGCAATGCGTCGACCGCTTCGGCCAGTCGGGGCATCAGGCCGGCCGACTGCCAGTGCCGGCGGTCCCAGACGCCGGTGCCGGGTGCCACCAGCACCACCAGCAGTCCGTGCCCGAGCCGATCGCGCAGCCGTACCACCGAGCCGTCCGACGCGGTCACCGCCACATCCGTGACCGGCGCGCCGGGCGGTGTCTCGACGAGGAGGCCGCCGGTGTTCCCGTCGGGCGGTCCCAGCGGGGTGCGGGCATAGACGGGCGGCGCGCCGAGCGGGCCGCGGCCCAGGTGGCCGTCGGTGAGCAGGGTGCTGCGGCCGCGTGCCGCGCCGGGAAGGACGGTGCGCCAGCGGGCCGAGCGGCCGTCGCGCAGCAGCGGCAGCGCCTGGTCCGCGGCGCGCAGCCGGGCCGCGACCGCGCCCCGCCGCTCGGCCTGGTAGCTGTCGAGCAGTACATCGGACGCGCCGTGATGCCAGGCCAGGCCCAGTTTCCAGGCGAGGTTCTCGGCGTCCCGCAGCCCCTCGTCCAGGCCCTGGGTGCCGAGCGCGCCCAGCAGATGTGCGGCGTCCCCGGCGAGGAAGGCGCGGCCCTGCCGCCAGTCCCGGGCCAAGCGGTGGTGGACGGTGTGCACCCCGGTGTCGAGGAGTTCGTACGGCGGGACCAGCCGGCCGTGGCCGCGCCCCCGGGGGCGCGCGGTGTCGCCCTCGGCGCCCGTCTCGTCGGCCGGACCCGCCGGTGACTCGCTGGTCCAGCCGGCCAGTGAGTCCCGGATCCGGGCGACCAGGGCGTCCGGGGTGACCAGTTCGCGCCCGGGCGGCAGCAGCCAGTCCAGCCGCCAGACATGCCCGGTCAGCGGGCGGGCGGAGACCTCGTTGCCCGGTCCGCCGCCCGGCCGGGGCGGCGAGCGGTGCAGCAGCGCCTCGCCGGGCCAGGGGAGCTCGCAGCGCAGTGCGGCCACCGCATGCCGTTCGACGGCCGTACGGCCCGGGAAGCGGATGTCCAGCAGCTTGCGGACGGTCGACCGGGACCCGTCGCAGCCGATGAGGTAACTCCCGCGCCACCACGTGCCGTTGGGGCCGCGGGTGTGGGCGCTGATGCCGTGCTCGTCCTGTTCGAGGTCGGCGAGCCGGCTGCCGGTGACGATCTCGGCGAGCTTCTCGTGGGCGAGTGCGGCGCGCAGGGCGCGGGTGAGCGCGTGCTGCGGGAGGTGGAGCGGGGATGCGGTGGCGGGGGCGGCCGCGCCGTCCGGGGTCCGCGGGGCGAAGGCGACGCGTTCCCGCAGGCGCCGGCGGCGCATCGTGCGCCAGGCGGTCCAGTGGGTGCCGGCGCTCTCCAGGGTGTCGGCGCAGCCGAGCCGGGCGACGAAGGCGGCGGTGTCCGGGCGGAGCACGACAGTGCGGGCGGGCCGGGTCTCCTCCTGGCCGGTGGTCTCGTCGAGGACGACGGTCGGGACGCCGAGGCGGGCGAGGGCGAGCGAGAGGGAGAGGCCGACCGGGCCGGCCCCGACGACGATCACCGGGTCCACGGCGCAGCTCCCCGGGGCCGCTGGTACGTACGGGACATGCGGGAACTGGCAGTTGGAGCCCGGTGCGTGATCACACAGCGTATGCAACCCACTGCGACCGCTCGCGTCAAGTGACGGAGGCGGTGGCGAGGGTGCCACCGCCTCCGGACGGATCGATATCGGCCGCGGGCGGCCTGCGGTGCGTCAGTCCTTCGTGGCGGCCGGGCCGTCGGACACCGCGTCGGAGACCTCCATCGCGTCGGTGGCCGTGACCGGCTCGCCGGCCGTGGCGACACCGATGCCCGTCTTGGCCCGCCGGCCGC is part of the Streptomyces platensis genome and harbors:
- a CDS encoding DUF3046 domain-containing protein; this translates as MRLTVFWQRMADHFGAAYADSFARDHVMSGLGGRTVHEALDAGWSAKEVWRVVCSVMEVPSDKR
- a CDS encoding AI-2E family transporter, with protein sequence MPESDEISSNDVPRPEDRSDARMPRWLPRAMVLALALVACFQLATWGFHQLITLLLNVLIAFFLALAVEPAVDWMAARGMRRGLATGLVFLGILVAAAGFFALLGSMLAGQIANMVEEFPQYLDSVISWINNTLHTHLSRVQVQNNLLKSDWLQKYVTDSANNVLAVSATVLGSLFNLLTVALFSFYFAADGPRLRRALCSVLPPHRQTEVLRAWEIAVAKTGGYLYSRGLMALISGIAHYVLLEFLGVPYAPALGMWVGLVSQFIPTIGTYLAGALPVLIAFTVDPWYALWVFGFVVIYQQFENYLLQPRITAKTVDIHPAVAFGSVVAGTALMGAVGALISIPATATLQAFLGAYVKRYEVTDDPRVHGRRERGVRALARMRRNLHDAQPPAPLEDRKAGGTPAEGQDAG
- the recA gene encoding recombinase RecA, whose product is MAGTDREKALDAALAQIERQFGKGAVMRMGERPNEPIEVIPTGSTALDVALGVGGIPRGRVVEVYGPESSGKTTLTLHAVANAQKAGGSVAFIDAEHALDPEYAKKLGVDTDSLILSQPDNGEQALEITDMLVRSGALDLIVIDSVAALVPRAEIEGEMGDSHVGLQARLMSQALRKITSALNQSKTTAIFINQLREKIGVMFGSPETTTGGRALKFYASVRLDIRRIETLKDGTDAVGNRTRVKVVKNKVSPPFKQAEFDILYGQGISREGGLIDMGVEHGFIRKSGAWYTYEGDQLGQGKENARNFLKDNPDLANEIEKKIKEKLGIGVQPQDPAAEPGTDAAVAAAEPAVAPAPAAKGAKGSKATAAKS
- the recX gene encoding recombination regulator RecX, which encodes MTRRTEWPGSEDEIDSAAGDAETRSGRRGRHGREDSGGPSSSRAESGPPRTPEEQARAICLRLLTGNPRTRKQLADALHRRGIPEEAADEVLSRFEDVGLIDDAAFADAWVESRHHGRGLARRALARELRTKGVDSALIDVAVGRLDSEQEESTARELVDRKLRATRGLDREKRLRRLAGMLARKGYPEGLALRVVKQALEEEGEDPDLLEQHGLLDI
- a CDS encoding rhodanese-like domain-containing protein, with translation MSAVDALLAQARRQLGHRVDPLEAAALQEAGGLLVDIRYAELRERDGTIPGALIVERNELEWRLDPTGAHRAPEATDHDLPIVVICNEGYASSLAAVSLRQLGLHRATDLAGGFQAWRGAGLGVGLRG
- a CDS encoding cysteine dioxygenase yields the protein MPDVHTPARPPALGKDSGPSAAELLDFARRAATDRALVASLPLDPEGRTWLRLDGPGGSEAWLIGWPPGTGTGWHDHGGSRGAFAAAAGELTEQSLAAALPTEGWKTLELADDVDRERRLRDGHGRAFGPHHVHQVLNLSADTHAVSVHAYYPPLPLMRRYSRTGPVLRLEAVEQPEEWA
- a CDS encoding putative leader peptide; the encoded protein is MTDHSSRFWRRVHLDLVRYAGCMCRPSC
- a CDS encoding FAD-dependent monooxygenase; its protein translation is MDPVIVVGAGPVGLSLSLALARLGVPTVVLDETTGQEETRPARTVVLRPDTAAFVARLGCADTLESAGTHWTAWRTMRRRRLRERVAFAPRTPDGAAAPATASPLHLPQHALTRALRAALAHEKLAEIVTGSRLADLEQDEHGISAHTRGPNGTWWRGSYLIGCDGSRSTVRKLLDIRFPGRTAVERHAVAALRCELPWPGEALLHRSPPRPGGGPGNEVSARPLTGHVWRLDWLLPPGRELVTPDALVARIRDSLAGWTSESPAGPADETGAEGDTARPRGRGHGRLVPPYELLDTGVHTVHHRLARDWRQGRAFLAGDAAHLLGALGTQGLDEGLRDAENLAWKLGLAWHHGASDVLLDSYQAERRGAVAARLRAADQALPLLRDGRSARWRTVLPGAARGRSTLLTDGHLGRGPLGAPPVYARTPLGPPDGNTGGLLVETPPGAPVTDVAVTASDGSVVRLRDRLGHGLLVVLVAPGTGVWDRRHWQSAGLMPRLAEAVDALPMDAEILVTEAYPGASAHTVLLVRPDGHLVTALSGVRPAEMAACANAVRGGAHGPVTGSGRDAAAPGGGAAGEEDSSAVDPVGSTVLHSEND